The following proteins are encoded in a genomic region of Archangium lipolyticum:
- a CDS encoding carboxymuconolactone decarboxylase family protein, which translates to MASLEVVRGELADAHRDTRLNLQSVLESGSLTPEQRWGVAVACAFAARNEKLKEAILHEARQALGEKAEPVVEDARAAASLMAMNNVYYRFRHMVGKESYSTKRAGLRMNRLMQVLTNKVDFELVCLAVSAINGCETCIKAHEKVVIEGGLSEDQVHDAVRIASVVHAAAVGLES; encoded by the coding sequence ATGGCGTCGCTCGAAGTCGTTCGCGGTGAGCTGGCGGATGCCCACAGGGACACCCGCCTCAATCTCCAGTCCGTGCTGGAGAGCGGAAGCCTGACCCCCGAGCAGCGCTGGGGGGTGGCGGTGGCGTGTGCCTTCGCGGCTCGTAACGAGAAGCTGAAGGAAGCCATCCTCCACGAGGCTCGCCAGGCCCTGGGCGAGAAGGCCGAGCCCGTCGTCGAGGACGCGCGCGCCGCGGCCTCGCTGATGGCGATGAACAACGTCTACTACCGGTTCCGTCACATGGTGGGGAAGGAGTCGTACTCCACCAAGCGGGCCGGTCTGCGGATGAACCGGCTGATGCAGGTGCTCACCAACAAGGTGGACTTCGAGCTCGTCTGCCTCGCGGTGAGCGCCATCAACGGCTGTGAGACGTGCATCAAGGCCCACGAGAAGGTCGTCATCGAGGGCGGCCTCTCCGAGGACCAGGTGCACGATGCCGTCCGCATCGCCTCGGTCGTCCACGCGGCGGCGGTGGGTCTCGAGTCGTAG
- a CDS encoding GNAT family N-acetyltransferase, with product MSIDEIHESNTQFHDAWRFFARNSVAGEVLDLPEVSIASSNVSWSMMNAAFLPGPVETEEALGRAAATAARYFAPGKHGWMFALCEDQLPPRLRTRAEALLAPHGLAPSLVATGMVAERLAPPMRPLPVMDIRQARDAEGRQHLCDVNSRCYDVPIPVGREAFDVPALFSGEGRGYVGFRQGEAATSTAVIRVNGVAYISMVATLPSHRQLGCAEAVMRHALDEAKQAWGIERTVLHATPVGLPVYRRMGYRPVTRLHFYMAAPPQGR from the coding sequence ATGTCCATCGACGAGATTCACGAATCCAACACCCAGTTCCATGACGCCTGGCGCTTCTTCGCCAGGAACAGTGTCGCCGGGGAGGTACTCGACCTGCCCGAGGTGTCCATCGCGTCGAGCAACGTCTCCTGGTCGATGATGAACGCGGCCTTCCTCCCCGGTCCGGTGGAGACCGAGGAGGCCCTGGGGCGGGCCGCGGCCACCGCCGCCCGCTACTTCGCGCCGGGGAAGCACGGGTGGATGTTCGCCCTGTGCGAGGACCAGCTGCCCCCCCGGTTGAGGACGCGGGCCGAGGCGCTGTTGGCCCCCCACGGGTTGGCGCCCTCCCTGGTGGCCACGGGCATGGTGGCCGAGCGTCTCGCGCCGCCCATGCGGCCCCTGCCGGTGATGGACATCCGCCAGGCCAGGGATGCCGAGGGCCGACAGCACCTCTGCGACGTCAACTCCCGCTGCTACGACGTGCCGATACCGGTGGGGCGCGAGGCCTTCGACGTGCCGGCCCTCTTCTCGGGTGAAGGCAGGGGCTATGTCGGCTTCCGTCAGGGGGAGGCCGCCACCAGCACGGCCGTCATCCGGGTGAACGGCGTGGCCTACATCTCCATGGTGGCCACGTTGCCCTCGCACCGGCAGCTCGGCTGCGCCGAGGCCGTCATGCGGCACGCGCTCGACGAGGCGAAGCAGGCCTGGGGCATCGAACGCACGGTGCTGCACGCCACCCCGGTGGGGCTGCCCGTCTACCGCCGCATGGGCTACCGGCCCGTGACGCGCCTCCACTTCTACATGGCGGCGCCCCCACAGGGCCGGTGA
- a CDS encoding peroxiredoxin, giving the protein MLTVGDKLPAFNVTGVVSLEKGKEFKEINQDTYKGKWLVLFFWPKDFTFICPTEIAEFGKREKDFQDRGAQVLGVSTDSEYVHHAWRTHHPDLKNLPFPMLADIKRELSTGLGVLHKDAGVALRATFIIDPQGIIRHVSVNDLSVGRNVSEVLRTLDAFQTDELCPCNWQKGEETLTKKLAKAG; this is encoded by the coding sequence ATGCTGACCGTTGGCGACAAGCTTCCCGCATTCAACGTGACCGGTGTTGTGAGCCTGGAGAAGGGCAAGGAGTTCAAGGAGATCAACCAGGACACCTACAAGGGCAAGTGGCTGGTCCTCTTCTTCTGGCCGAAGGACTTCACCTTCATCTGCCCGACCGAGATCGCCGAGTTCGGCAAGCGTGAGAAGGACTTCCAGGACCGCGGCGCGCAGGTGCTCGGCGTGAGCACCGACAGCGAGTACGTGCACCACGCGTGGCGCACGCACCACCCGGACCTCAAGAACCTGCCCTTCCCCATGCTGGCCGACATCAAGCGCGAGCTGAGCACGGGCCTGGGCGTGCTGCACAAGGACGCGGGCGTGGCGCTGCGCGCGACCTTCATCATCGACCCGCAGGGCATCATCCGGCACGTGTCGGTGAACGACCTGTCGGTGGGCCGCAACGTGAGCGAGGTGCTCCGCACGCTGGACGCGTTCCAGACGGACGAGCTGTGCCCCTGCAACTGGCAGAAGGGCGAGGAGACCCTCACCAAGAAGCTGGCGAAGGCGGGGTAA
- a CDS encoding sigma 54-interacting transcriptional regulator, whose protein sequence is MADDIVAVTRTGPLRDARDLIELATSEEAVGELLRRGLDWLTRVVRFDLATLFLLREGKLVSVAARGPLASEKVRRHELKLADFPTLGQALETRRARAFTQEDHAHGDGDPFDGVLDLPPGHSCMVVPLCAGERCYGLLTLDRTECETYPQAVVELVEVYGQMLATSLQQAEQKSTFEVLHRREHEHARLLESQLGGDEVGVLETSRSPAVRELAMRGRQVAETDTPVLLLGETGTGKERLARAVHRWSSRAEGPFVTLNCAAIPAGLLESELFGHVKGAFTGATRDRAGRFQMAHGGTLFLDEVGELPVELQAKLLRALQEKTFEPVGSDRTVRSDARILAATHVDLQQAIAQRRFREDLYYRLSVFPLRLPPLRERLEDLPQLCAFLLAELAKRTGRRGMKVTAEGIARLAAYDWPGNIRELANALERATILSRKPELGAEAFDLPLRTPGTKAGAEPLPLPPLPEGAVPTLEEVQRQHILRVLALTQGRIYGPGGAAALLGLKPSTLQSRMKKLGIARLEQYVARTPQEES, encoded by the coding sequence ATGGCGGACGACATCGTTGCGGTGACGCGAACCGGGCCCCTGAGGGATGCCCGGGACCTGATCGAGCTGGCGACCTCCGAGGAGGCCGTGGGGGAGCTGCTGCGCCGGGGCCTGGACTGGCTCACCCGCGTGGTGCGCTTCGACCTCGCCACCCTCTTCTTGCTGCGAGAAGGGAAACTGGTGTCGGTGGCCGCGCGGGGGCCGCTGGCCTCGGAGAAGGTGCGCCGCCACGAGCTGAAGCTGGCGGACTTTCCCACGCTGGGACAGGCACTGGAGACGCGCCGCGCCCGGGCCTTCACCCAGGAGGACCACGCGCACGGAGATGGAGACCCCTTCGATGGGGTGCTCGACCTGCCGCCGGGGCACTCGTGCATGGTGGTGCCGCTGTGCGCGGGGGAGCGCTGCTACGGCCTGCTGACGTTGGACAGGACGGAGTGCGAGACGTACCCGCAGGCGGTGGTGGAGCTGGTGGAGGTGTACGGGCAGATGCTGGCCACCTCGCTGCAGCAGGCCGAGCAGAAGAGCACCTTCGAGGTGCTGCACCGGCGGGAGCACGAGCACGCGCGGCTGTTGGAGTCGCAGCTGGGCGGGGACGAGGTGGGGGTGTTGGAGACGTCGCGCAGCCCGGCGGTGCGCGAGCTGGCGATGCGGGGGCGGCAGGTGGCGGAGACGGACACGCCGGTGCTGCTGCTGGGGGAGACGGGCACGGGCAAGGAGCGGCTGGCGCGGGCGGTACACCGCTGGAGCTCGAGGGCGGAGGGGCCCTTCGTGACGCTCAACTGCGCGGCCATCCCCGCGGGGCTGCTGGAGAGCGAGCTGTTCGGCCACGTGAAGGGGGCCTTCACGGGCGCCACGCGCGACAGGGCCGGGCGCTTCCAGATGGCGCACGGTGGCACGCTCTTCCTGGACGAGGTGGGTGAGCTGCCGGTGGAGCTCCAGGCCAAGCTGCTGCGGGCCCTCCAGGAGAAGACCTTCGAGCCGGTGGGGAGCGATCGCACGGTGCGCTCGGACGCGCGGATCCTCGCGGCCACCCACGTGGACCTGCAACAGGCCATTGCCCAGCGGCGCTTCCGGGAGGATCTGTACTACCGGCTGAGCGTCTTCCCGCTGCGGCTGCCCCCGCTGCGCGAGCGGCTGGAGGACCTGCCGCAGCTGTGCGCGTTCCTCCTGGCCGAGCTGGCGAAGCGCACCGGACGGCGGGGGATGAAGGTGACGGCGGAGGGCATCGCCCGCCTCGCGGCCTATGACTGGCCGGGCAACATCCGCGAGCTGGCCAACGCGCTGGAGCGGGCCACCATCTTGTCGCGCAAGCCGGAGCTGGGGGCGGAGGCCTTCGATCTGCCCCTGCGCACGCCAGGGACGAAGGCGGGGGCGGAGCCGTTGCCACTGCCACCGTTGCCGGAGGGCGCGGTGCCCACGCTGGAGGAGGTGCAGCGCCAGCACATCCTGCGCGTGCTGGCGTTGACGCAGGGCCGCATCTACGGCCCGGGGGGCGCGGCGGCGCTGTTGGGTCTCAAACCCTCCACGTTGCAGAGCCGGATGAAGAAGCTGGGCATCGCCCGGTTGGAGCAGTACGTGGCTCGTACCCCTCAGGAGGAATCATGA
- a CDS encoding DUF3014 domain-containing protein: MSDPQQPRGVPVAAPPPRSSGKALVVGIVAVLMVGAGLAWYFLRGEKQAPAPAAPAGPVAAAPAPSADEDAGTPAVRLPPLSQSDARVRELVGPLSPQPDLQKWLSSTEDLIRRFTSAIGNIAEGESPRAALAFLAPQGAFQVAERDGRTFIAPESFARYDPVVRVVSSLDTQATARAYGVLRPLIDEAHKEISRPGQGFEQTLANAIQRLLDTPVPEGDIEVVDTPGVHYAYAAPELEQLGAAQKHLLRMGPANARAIQAKLRELRSALGLPSASR; the protein is encoded by the coding sequence ATGAGCGATCCGCAGCAGCCTCGAGGTGTCCCTGTCGCCGCACCGCCGCCCAGGTCCTCTGGCAAGGCCCTGGTGGTGGGCATCGTCGCGGTCCTGATGGTGGGGGCCGGCCTTGCCTGGTACTTCCTGCGCGGTGAGAAGCAGGCCCCGGCTCCGGCCGCTCCCGCCGGGCCAGTGGCCGCCGCTCCAGCGCCCTCGGCGGACGAGGATGCCGGGACTCCCGCCGTGCGCCTGCCGCCCCTGTCTCAGAGCGACGCCCGCGTGCGCGAGCTGGTGGGCCCTCTGTCCCCCCAGCCCGATCTTCAGAAGTGGCTCTCCTCCACCGAGGATCTCATCCGGCGCTTCACCTCGGCCATCGGCAACATCGCCGAGGGCGAGAGCCCGCGCGCGGCGCTCGCGTTCCTGGCGCCCCAGGGGGCCTTCCAGGTCGCCGAGCGCGATGGCCGCACCTTCATCGCCCCCGAGAGCTTCGCCCGTTACGACCCCGTGGTGCGTGTCGTCTCCTCGCTCGACACGCAGGCCACCGCGCGGGCTTACGGCGTGCTCAGGCCGCTCATCGACGAGGCCCACAAGGAGATCAGCCGCCCCGGCCAGGGCTTCGAGCAGACGCTCGCGAACGCCATCCAGCGGCTGCTCGACACGCCCGTGCCCGAGGGCGACATCGAGGTGGTGGACACGCCGGGCGTGCACTACGCCTACGCGGCCCCGGAGCTGGAGCAACTCGGCGCCGCGCAGAAGCACCTGCTGCGCATGGGGCCGGCCAACGCGCGCGCCATCCAGGCGAAGCTGCGCGAGCTGCGAAGCGCGCTCGGGCTGCCCTCCGCGAGCCGCTGA